The sequence below is a genomic window from Shinella zoogloeoides.
TCGACACCGTCAACTCCTTCATGGTGCGCCTGCAATCGGCGCTCGATGCGCTGCGCCACTTTTCCGGCAATGCCAGCCACCAGCTACGCACGCCGCTCGCCATCATCCGCACGCAGCTCGCGCTCGCCAGCCGCGCGGGCACGCTGGCGGAGGCCCAGGAGGCCGCCCGCAAGGGCGATGCCGCCGTCGCCCATGCCGAGCGCATCCTCGCCCAGCTTCTCCTGATGGCGAAGATCGACGCCGCCGGCTCCAACGAGCCGCAGAAACCGGCGCCGGTCGACATCGCCGCGCTCGCCCAGCAGCTTACCGCCGACCGCGTGCCCGCCGCCGCCGAGGCCGGCATCGACCTCGGCTACGAGGGCGAAGGTCCGGCGCTCGCCCGCGCAGAGCCGCTGCTCTTCGGCGAACTCCTGCGCAACCTCGTGGAAAATGCCCTCGCCTATGCCGGAAACGGCGCGGAAGTGACCGTGCGGGTGCAGGAGCTTGCCGCTGCCGTGCTGCTCACCGTCGAGGACAACGGCCCCGGCATTCCTCCCGAGCGCCGCGGCCTCGTGCGCCAGCGCTTTTCGCGCGGCGAACATCGCGACGCACCGGGCATGGGCCTCGGCCTGCCGATCGTCGAGGAGATCGCCGCCCTGTTCGACGCGACGATGGTGCTGGAGAGCGGTGCGGACGGACGCGGCCTGCGCGTCACGATCCGCTTTCCCGCAGTCTAGGCTTTGCGCCAGCCGAGCAGGCCGGGCGCGGCATGCCAGACCGCCTGCACGGCAAAGCCCATGAAGAGCAGGCCCGACATGCGCACGATCGCCAGTTCATGGCGGCGATAGAACCGGCGCACCAGACCAGCGCCGATAATCGTCACCAGAACGACGTCCGCCACCAGGAAGCCAAGGAGGGAAACACCGAGCAGCGTCGGCAGCGCCTGGAAGTCCAGCGCGTTCGACGAACTGGCGAGCAGCGCCGTGAAGGTTGCGAGCGCCACCGGATAGCCCTTCGGATTGGTGAGGCCGAAGACCAGGCCGCGGCGCAGAGGGCGCTCGACCGCCATCATCGCGCTGCCATCCACGCGCTTCTTCGCCCGAAGCGCCGACCAGCCGATCCATGCAAGGTAGAAGCCGCAGAAAAGGCCGAGCACATCGAAGACCATCGTGCCGATCGTCTTGGCCCCGACGATCGCGACGAGCGCAAGCGTCGACCAGACGAGGTCGCCGGCAAGGTGCCCGCCGAGGAAAAGCGCACCCGCCTTGCGCCCCTGCCCGGCCCCGATGCCGAGCAAAGCGAGGAAGGCCGGGCCCGGGATAAGCACGTAGAGCAGGGCAGCCATGAAAGCGCCGAATAGCATCGAACCGGTCATCGAGAATCCCCTTGAATCTCAAGGCATTCCAGTCCGCGGCGCGGGTTTCGTCAAGGTGGATCCACGGGCATTTTTGCGTTTCGCAGGGCAGCCATGCATTGCCGCCGCAGCTTGACGGTTGTCCATTCCGGCGGCGCATAGTAAGCTACGCTTACCATAACCCAGAAAGCCATCATGCCCCTTCGCCCCGATCCCGACGCCCTCGGTTTCGTCCTTATCGACGTTGCCCGCATGCTGCGTAGCGCCTTCGAGCGCCGCATCGCCACCGCCGGCCTAGGCCTTACGCCGGGGGAGGCGCGCACGCTCGTGCGCATCGCCACGCTGGAAGGCAGCCGCCAGCTCGAAATCGCCCAGCGCATGGGCATCGAGCCGATGACGCTCTCCACCTATCTAGACCGCCTCCAGAGCCTCGGCTTCATCGAGCGCCGTCCCGACCCGGCCGATCGGCGCGCCAAGCTGATCTACACGACACCGTCTGCCGGCGAGCTGATCGCCAACATCCGCACCGAGCAGATCGAACTGATGCAGCATGTGACGAGCGGCATCGGCGAGGCGGAGCTGGACCTGATTCGCAGCCAGATGAAACGGCTGCGCGCCAATCTCTGCGCCATCGAGGAGGACGGCTCCGCCCTTTCGCTCGTCCAGGAGGTCGGCCGATGACGCGGGCGCGCATGAGCGAGCGCCGCACCAGCATCATCAGCGCTTTCCTCGTCGCGCTCGGCCCGGTCTCCATGGCGCTCTATACGCCCGCCATGCCCGAGCTGGTGCATGCCTTCGGTTCCACGGAATCGGCGATCAAGCTGACACTCTCGCTTTATTTCGCGGGCTTTGCCCTCGCCCAGCTCGTTTCCGGCACCATGTCGGACGTGCTCGGCCGCCGCAAGACGACGCTGATCTTCATGGCGGTCTATCTCGCCGGCAGCCTGATGGCGGCCTTCGCGCCCACGGTCGGCGTGCTGCTTGCCGGCCGCCTGGTGCAGGGCATCGGCGCCTCCGTCGGCATGACCGTCTCGCGCGCCATCGTCCGCGATCAGTTCATCGGCACCGAGGCGGCCCGCATCATGAACATGGTCGGCATGATGCTCGCCATCGGCCCGGCCGTCTCGCCGACGCTCGGCGGCTTCGCGCTCGGCCTGTTCGGCTGGCAATCGATCTTCTTCCTGATGGTCGGCTTCGCGCTTGCGGCCTGCGGCGCGGTCTATTTCTGCATGGCGGAAACCACCACGCCGGATCGGACCAAGGGCCATATCGGCCCGATCCTTCGCGGCTACGGCGAGCTTGCCACCAGCAGCCGCTTCGTCTCCGCCACGCTCGTCATGGCGGGCGCCGTCGGCGCGCTCTACGGTCAGGCGACCATGCTGCCCTTCGTGCTGATCGACCGGGTCGGCCTGACGCCCACCCAGTTCGGCGTCGGCATGCTCATGCAGTCCGGCTTCTTCTTCGCCGGAACCGTCGTCGTGCGGCTCCTGATGCGCAAGATGACGCCGGCCCGCATCGTCTTTCCCGGCCTGTGCTTCATCGGCATCGGCAGCATCCTGATCGCGCTCGCTTCGCACATGATGGAGCCGACCTTCCTCAGCGTCATGGGCCCGGTCGGCATCTACGCCTTCGGCATCGCCTTCGTCATGCCCTACATGATGACGGCCGCCATGGAGCCCTTCCCGCACATTGCGGGCTCCGCTTCCGCCGCCATGGGCTTCATCCAGATGGGGTCCGGCTTTATCGCCGGCCTTATCGCCGCCGCCATCGGCCTGCCCCTCTTCGCCTTCGGCACCATCATCCCTGCGATGGGCCTGATGGCGATCCTCTCCTATGCCTGGTATCGCGCGATCTGCACGCGCGACGCGCAACTGGCGACGGAGCCGGCCGAATAAAAAACCCGCCGCCGTTTCCGGCAGCGGGCTTTTCCATTTCATGTCACGTCGGGCCGGTCAGCCGCGCTTGTTGCGGGCGGCGAGCGTGCGCAGCCGCAGGGCATTCAGCTTGATGAAGCCGGCAGCGTCCTTCTGGTCGTAGGCGCCCTGGTCGTCCTCGAAGGTGACGAGCTTGTCGGAATAGAGCGACTTCGGCGATTCCCGGCCGGTGACCATGACATTGCCCTTGTAGAGCTTCAGCGTCACTTCGCCCTCGACATGTTCCTGGCTGCGGTCGATCGCCGCCTGCAGCATCTCGCGCTCCGGCGAGAACCAGAAGCCGTAATAGATGAGCTCGGCATAGCGCGGCATCAGCTCATCCTTGAGATGGGCCGCGCCGCGATCGAGCGTGATGCTCTCGATGGCACGGTGCGCGGCGAGCAGGATCGTGCCGCCGGGCGTCTCATAGACGCCGCGCGACTTCATGCCGACGAAACGGTTTTCCACGAGGTCGAGGCGGCCGATGCCGTTGTCGCGGCCGTAATTGTTGAGTGTCGCCAGCAGCGTCGCGGGCGACATGCGCACGCCGTTGATCGACACCGCATCGCCGCGCTCGAAGCCGACCTTGATGACGGTCGCCTTGTCGGGCGCGCTCTCCGGCGAGATGGTGCGCATGTGCACGTATTCCGGAGCCTCGACGGCCGGGTCTTCCAGCACCTTGCCCTCGGAGGAGGAGTGCAGCAGGTTCGCGTCGACCGAGAACGGCGCTTCGCCCTTTTTGTCCTTGGCGACCGGGATCTGGTGCTGCTCGGCGAATTCGAGCAGGTGTGTGCGGCTCTTGAACGACCAGTCGCGCCATGGCGCGATGATCTTGATATCGGGGTTCAGCGCATAGGCGGAAAGCTCGAAGCGGACCTGGTCGTTGCCCTTGCCCGTCGCGCCGTGCGCGATGGCGTCGGCGCCGGTCTTGGCGGCGATCTCGATCAGGTGCTTGGAGATCAGCGGGCGGGCGATCGACGTGCCGAGCAGGTAGACGCCTTCATAGACCGCGTTGGCGCGGAACATCGGGAAGACGAAATCGCGCACGAATTCCTCGCGCACGTCCTCGATGAAGATCTCCTTGATGCCGAGCATCTCGGCCTTCTTGCGCGCCGGCTCCAGCTCCTCGCCCTGGCCTAGATCGGCCGTGAAGGTTACGACCTCAGCGCCGAGTTCGGTCTGGAGCCATTTCAGGATGATCGAGGTGTCGAGGCCGCCGGAATAGGCGAGAACGACTTTCTTCACGTCTTTATGTGATGCCATGATGATGAGGTCCGTTGCATGAAGGGACGCGGCAAGCCCGCGAAAGCCCGGTGTCGCGGCACTTTTAGCGAGATTGGCGCGTGACGCAAGGGCGAGGCTCAACGCGTCGTGACACAAGCCGGGTTTGACGGGAAGGGATGACACCCCATATTCGGCTGAGTGGACCATTGAAGAGGTGATCCCATGATCAGCATCAAGGACATCATCAAGCCGGACAATGTCGCCGTCGTCACCGGCGGCGCCTCCGGCATCGGCCTTGCCGCCGCAAGACGCTTCGCCGAGGCCGGCATGTGCGTCGCCATCGCCGACCGCAACGCCGACCAGCTCGGCGAGGCGCGCGCCGAACTCGAGGCGATCGCCGGCGAGGCGAATGTCATGGCCATGGAGACGGACGTCGCCCACCGGCACGAGATGGAAGCGCTGGAACGCGCCGTTCTCCAGCGTTTCGGCCGGGTACATTTGCTGATGAACAATGCGGGCATCCAGCCGGATACCTCCATCTTCAGCGCCGAGGCCAATTGGGATCATATCCTCGCCGTCAACCTGATGGGCGTCATCCACGGCACCCAGGTCTTCGGACCGAACATGCTGGCGCATGGCGAGCCCGGCCTCATCGTCAATACCGGCTCCAAGCAGGGCATCACCACGCCGCCCGGCAACCCGGCCTACAATGTCTCCAAGGCCGGCGTGAAAGTCTTCACCGAGGCGCTCCAGCACGAGCTGCGCAACACCGCGGGCGCGAGGCTCTCCGCGCATCTCCTCATTCCCGGCTTCGTTTTCACGGCACTGACGAAGGGCGAGCGCACCGAAAAGCCCGATGCCGCCTGGACGGCGGCCCAGACCGTCGATTTAATGCTCGAAAGCCTGGAACGCGGCGATTTCTACATCCTCTGCCCGGACAACGACGTCCCCCGCGCGCTCGACGAACGGCGCATGGCCTGGGCGATCGGCGATGTCATCGAGAACCGCCCGCCGCTCTCGCGCTGGCACAAGGACTATGCCGAAAAATTCCGGGCATTCGTGGAGGAGACGTAACAGCCGATCATAGACTTTGATTGGCAGTTCCCGGAAAGCCCGGTAAGAGTGCCCTTATCTTCCCCGGCTTTCGAGACCCATCGCCATGGACTTCCTGCCCGCGCTCCCGACGCTTCTTGCCTTCACCGCCGCGAGCCTGCTTCTCGCAATGACACCCGGCCCGGACATGACCCTCTCGATCAGCCGCGCGCTCTCGCAGGGACGCGGCTCGGCGCTCCAGGTGGTCATAGGCACCAGCCTCGGCATCGTCGTGCACACGCTGCTCGTCGCCTTCGGCATCTCGGCGCTCATCACCGCCTCGCCGATGGCCTTCACGGTGCTGAAGACCGGCGGCGCGGCCTACCTGCTCTGGCTTGCCGTCCAGGCGATCCGCTACGGCTCGAACATCTCCGTCAAGGCCGCAACCGGCCCGCGCGGCACGGCGCTGGCAAACATTTCGACCGGTTTCTGGGTGAACCTGCTCAACCCCAAGGTCATCATCTTCTTCATGACCTTCCTGCCGCAATTCATCAGCGCGGGCGATCCCGACGTCACCGGCAAGCTGATCTTCCTCGGCATCTTCTTCATCGTCGTCGGCATACCGGTGAACATCGTCGTGATCCTTGCGGCCGACAGGCTTTCCGGCTGGCTCCAGCGCAACCCGAAGGTTCTGCGCGGCATCGACTATACATTTGCCGGCGTGTTCTCCCTTTTCGCGATGAAGATCTTCTTCACGCAGGCGCGTTAAGGCGATCACACCCGATAGCGGTAGTGGCCGGTGATCGAGTAGGCAAAGAGCACGTCCTCAAGCCGCGCGCCGGCCCCGATATTGTGCACCACGAGCGGCCTTGCGCCGTCGGCGCTGCGCTCATCCGCAACGATGCCGATATGCGGCAGGTTGCCGGGCAGCATCTGCGAGACGATGTCGCCGGGCCGGTAGTCTCCACCGTTGTCGCTGATCGCCAGCGCGGCACCGGCACGCTTGAAGAAAGCCTGCAGGTTCGGCACCCGACGATGATCGATGTTCCGATCGGTCTTGTTGAGCCCCCAGAGCGGGGGATAGGCCGAAAAGGCGCGCCGCATGTCCTCGTGCACCAGCACCTGCAGGTCGAGGTTCAGCCCGTCGCGGTAGGCCCGCACGATGACATCGGTGCAGACGCCGCGCTCGCGCGGCACGTCGCCGCCGGGATAGTCTAGCCGGGAGTAGGCGGCATCATAGGTCAGCGTGACGCCGACCTGCCGGCGGGCGGCGGCCACGAGCTTTTGCGCGGCACCCTCACCTTGCTCCGCCCGCAAGAAAACCGCGACGCAACAGCATGCGCACCCCCAATATCCGATCGCGAGAAGCTGCGGGCGGATTCGGGCGCTTTGTTGGCCGTCAGCCGATCAGGAGGGCATCGTCGTCCAGCGTCTGGCCGCGCATCTTGCGGAACATGGCGATGAGGTCCTCGACTTCCAGAGTCTTGCGGC
It includes:
- a CDS encoding LysE family translocator, producing MTGSMLFGAFMAALLYVLIPGPAFLALLGIGAGQGRKAGALFLGGHLAGDLVWSTLALVAIVGAKTIGTMVFDVLGLFCGFYLAWIGWSALRAKKRVDGSAMMAVERPLRRGLVFGLTNPKGYPVALATFTALLASSSNALDFQALPTLLGVSLLGFLVADVVLVTIIGAGLVRRFYRRHELAIVRMSGLLFMGFAVQAVWHAAPGLLGWRKA
- a CDS encoding multidrug effflux MFS transporter — its product is MTRARMSERRTSIISAFLVALGPVSMALYTPAMPELVHAFGSTESAIKLTLSLYFAGFALAQLVSGTMSDVLGRRKTTLIFMAVYLAGSLMAAFAPTVGVLLAGRLVQGIGASVGMTVSRAIVRDQFIGTEAARIMNMVGMMLAIGPAVSPTLGGFALGLFGWQSIFFLMVGFALAACGAVYFCMAETTTPDRTKGHIGPILRGYGELATSSRFVSATLVMAGAVGALYGQATMLPFVLIDRVGLTPTQFGVGMLMQSGFFFAGTVVVRLLMRKMTPARIVFPGLCFIGIGSILIALASHMMEPTFLSVMGPVGIYAFGIAFVMPYMMTAAMEPFPHIAGSASAAMGFIQMGSGFIAGLIAAAIGLPLFAFGTIIPAMGLMAILSYAWYRAICTRDAQLATEPAE
- a CDS encoding argininosuccinate synthase, whose protein sequence is MASHKDVKKVVLAYSGGLDTSIILKWLQTELGAEVVTFTADLGQGEELEPARKKAEMLGIKEIFIEDVREEFVRDFVFPMFRANAVYEGVYLLGTSIARPLISKHLIEIAAKTGADAIAHGATGKGNDQVRFELSAYALNPDIKIIAPWRDWSFKSRTHLLEFAEQHQIPVAKDKKGEAPFSVDANLLHSSSEGKVLEDPAVEAPEYVHMRTISPESAPDKATVIKVGFERGDAVSINGVRMSPATLLATLNNYGRDNGIGRLDLVENRFVGMKSRGVYETPGGTILLAAHRAIESITLDRGAAHLKDELMPRYAELIYYGFWFSPEREMLQAAIDRSQEHVEGEVTLKLYKGNVMVTGRESPKSLYSDKLVTFEDDQGAYDQKDAAGFIKLNALRLRTLAARNKRG
- a CDS encoding LysE family translocator; the encoded protein is MDFLPALPTLLAFTAASLLLAMTPGPDMTLSISRALSQGRGSALQVVIGTSLGIVVHTLLVAFGISALITASPMAFTVLKTGGAAYLLWLAVQAIRYGSNISVKAATGPRGTALANISTGFWVNLLNPKVIIFFMTFLPQFISAGDPDVTGKLIFLGIFFIVVGIPVNIVVILAADRLSGWLQRNPKVLRGIDYTFAGVFSLFAMKIFFTQAR
- a CDS encoding MarR family winged helix-turn-helix transcriptional regulator, which produces MPLRPDPDALGFVLIDVARMLRSAFERRIATAGLGLTPGEARTLVRIATLEGSRQLEIAQRMGIEPMTLSTYLDRLQSLGFIERRPDPADRRAKLIYTTPSAGELIANIRTEQIELMQHVTSGIGEAELDLIRSQMKRLRANLCAIEEDGSALSLVQEVGR
- a CDS encoding DUF1287 domain-containing protein, with the translated sequence MAAARRQVGVTLTYDAAYSRLDYPGGDVPRERGVCTDVIVRAYRDGLNLDLQVLVHEDMRRAFSAYPPLWGLNKTDRNIDHRRVPNLQAFFKRAGAALAISDNGGDYRPGDIVSQMLPGNLPHIGIVADERSADGARPLVVHNIGAGARLEDVLFAYSITGHYRYRV
- a CDS encoding SDR family NAD(P)-dependent oxidoreductase, whose amino-acid sequence is MISIKDIIKPDNVAVVTGGASGIGLAAARRFAEAGMCVAIADRNADQLGEARAELEAIAGEANVMAMETDVAHRHEMEALERAVLQRFGRVHLLMNNAGIQPDTSIFSAEANWDHILAVNLMGVIHGTQVFGPNMLAHGEPGLIVNTGSKQGITTPPGNPAYNVSKAGVKVFTEALQHELRNTAGARLSAHLLIPGFVFTALTKGERTEKPDAAWTAAQTVDLMLESLERGDFYILCPDNDVPRALDERRMAWAIGDVIENRPPLSRWHKDYAEKFRAFVEET
- a CDS encoding sensor histidine kinase, coding for MTLLPASSLRRRLLLWLLVSTAVIGIVALVDTYNEAVKTANNVSDRVLAGSALAIAERVVVTENGLLEVDIPYVALEMLTSAAQDRVFYRVDGPPGQFITGYQTLPTIADGGGQPIGFADATFRGEPIRIAVLQRSASTGINSVPFAVTVAETTIARRQLTQTILLRSALRLAMMIAGAAIIVWIAVTVSLRPLYRLSDAIAERNPSDLHPIEQRVPSEVQGLVDTVNSFMVRLQSALDALRHFSGNASHQLRTPLAIIRTQLALASRAGTLAEAQEAARKGDAAVAHAERILAQLLLMAKIDAAGSNEPQKPAPVDIAALAQQLTADRVPAAAEAGIDLGYEGEGPALARAEPLLFGELLRNLVENALAYAGNGAEVTVRVQELAAAVLLTVEDNGPGIPPERRGLVRQRFSRGEHRDAPGMGLGLPIVEEIAALFDATMVLESGADGRGLRVTIRFPAV